In one Bacillus thuringiensis genomic region, the following are encoded:
- the hemA gene encoding glutamyl-tRNA reductase, whose translation MHILVVSVNYRTAPVEFREKLTFQAAELERAMTTLQNQKSVLENVIVSTCNRTEIYAVVDQLHTGRYYIKKFLADWFQLEIEEVAPYLTIFEQDGAIDHLFRVTCGLDSMVVGETQILGQIKDSFLEAQQVKATGTIFNELFKQVITLAKRAHSETTIGESAMSVSYAAVELGKKIFGELTDCHVLILGAGKMGELALQNLYGSGARKVTVMNRTLSKAEVMAEKYMGHAKSLSELQCALLEADILISSTGASEYVITKEMMTKVEKMRSGRPLFMVDIAVPRDIDPAIDELEGSFLYDIDDLQGVVEANRAERLKEAEKIQFMIEEEIVLFKTWLSTLGVVPLISALRDKALAIQSETMVSLERKIPNLSDREKKVISKHTKSIINQLLKDPILVAKEIAAEEGASEKLALFAKIFDLETEEVESRAEEVEHKRVWTPSVPSL comes from the coding sequence GTGCATATTCTTGTTGTTAGTGTAAATTATCGAACAGCCCCTGTAGAATTTCGTGAGAAACTCACATTTCAGGCAGCAGAACTAGAGCGAGCGATGACTACATTACAAAATCAAAAGAGCGTGTTAGAGAATGTCATTGTATCAACTTGTAATCGCACTGAGATTTATGCTGTTGTCGATCAATTACACACGGGACGGTATTATATTAAGAAGTTTTTAGCTGATTGGTTTCAGCTTGAAATAGAAGAAGTTGCGCCATATTTAACTATTTTTGAACAAGATGGTGCAATAGATCATTTATTCCGCGTAACGTGCGGTTTAGATTCAATGGTAGTCGGAGAAACGCAGATTTTAGGTCAAATAAAAGATAGCTTTTTAGAAGCGCAACAAGTTAAAGCAACAGGCACAATTTTTAATGAATTGTTTAAGCAAGTCATTACATTAGCAAAACGTGCCCACTCAGAAACAACAATCGGGGAAAGTGCGATGTCTGTTAGTTATGCTGCTGTTGAGCTTGGAAAGAAAATATTTGGCGAGTTAACAGATTGTCATGTGCTTATTCTTGGTGCTGGTAAAATGGGCGAACTTGCACTGCAAAACTTATATGGAAGTGGTGCTCGTAAAGTAACAGTTATGAATAGGACGCTTTCGAAAGCAGAAGTAATGGCTGAGAAATATATGGGACATGCAAAATCGTTAAGCGAATTACAATGTGCATTATTAGAAGCAGATATTTTAATTAGTTCAACTGGTGCATCTGAGTATGTCATTACGAAAGAGATGATGACAAAGGTGGAGAAAATGCGCTCTGGTCGCCCTTTATTTATGGTTGATATTGCAGTACCACGTGATATTGATCCAGCGATTGATGAGTTAGAAGGTTCTTTCTTGTATGACATTGATGATCTGCAAGGAGTAGTGGAGGCAAACCGTGCTGAGCGTTTGAAAGAAGCAGAGAAAATTCAATTTATGATTGAAGAGGAAATTGTTCTATTTAAAACGTGGTTAAGTACACTTGGTGTTGTTCCATTAATATCAGCTCTTCGTGATAAGGCACTTGCAATCCAAAGTGAAACAATGGTAAGCCTAGAGCGAAAAATACCAAACCTTAGTGATCGTGAGAAAAAAGTTATTAGTAAGCATACGAAAAGTATTATTAATCAATTATTAAAAGACCCAATTTTAGTAGCGAAAGAAATAGCTGCTGAAGAGGGAGCGAGCGAAAAATTAGCGTTATTTGCGAAGATTTTCGATTTAGAAACGGAAGAAGTAGAGAGTCGTGCGGAAGAAGTAGAACATAAAAGAGTGTGGACACCATCCGTTCCATCTTTATAA
- the hemC gene encoding hydroxymethylbilane synthase gives MRKIIVGSRKSKLALTQTNWFIDQLKALGLPYEFEVKEIVTKGDVILDVTLSKVGGKGLFVKEIEHALLTKEIDMAVHSMKDMPAVLPEGLMIGCTPKRVDPRDAFISKNGASFKELAEGAILGTSSLRRSAQLLAARPDLQVKWIRGNIDTRLRKLKEEDYDAIILATAGLQRMGWDDEVITEHLDETLCVPAVGQGALAIECREDDKDLLQLLAHINDAITERTVAAERVFLHKLEGGCQVPIAGYATLTKNDAIELTALVGSMDGSVLLKETVVGTNPEEVGLEAADRLIKRGAKELILAANKEQQ, from the coding sequence ATGCGCAAAATTATTGTAGGGTCACGAAAGAGTAAGCTAGCATTAACACAAACAAACTGGTTTATTGATCAGTTAAAAGCACTTGGTTTACCATATGAATTTGAAGTGAAAGAAATTGTCACTAAAGGTGATGTGATTTTAGATGTTACTCTTTCAAAAGTAGGCGGAAAAGGTTTGTTCGTTAAAGAAATTGAGCATGCATTACTTACGAAAGAAATCGATATGGCTGTACATAGTATGAAAGATATGCCAGCCGTACTTCCAGAAGGATTGATGATTGGCTGTACACCAAAGCGTGTTGACCCTCGTGATGCTTTTATCTCAAAAAATGGAGCATCGTTTAAAGAGTTAGCGGAAGGTGCTATTTTAGGTACGAGTAGTTTAAGACGTAGTGCACAGCTACTCGCTGCGAGACCAGATTTACAAGTGAAGTGGATTCGCGGAAATATCGATACACGTTTACGTAAATTAAAAGAAGAGGATTACGATGCGATTATTTTAGCGACAGCTGGATTACAAAGAATGGGCTGGGATGATGAAGTTATTACAGAACATTTAGATGAAACGTTATGTGTACCTGCTGTAGGACAAGGTGCATTAGCGATTGAATGTCGTGAGGATGATAAGGATTTATTGCAGCTGTTAGCGCATATTAATGATGCGATAACAGAAAGAACAGTGGCAGCGGAGCGAGTATTTCTTCATAAACTTGAAGGTGGATGCCAAGTTCCAATCGCTGGATATGCAACCCTTACAAAAAATGATGCAATCGAATTAACAGCTCTTGTCGGCTCTATGGATGGCTCTGTTTTATTAAAAGAGACAGTAGTGGGTACTAATCCTGAGGAAGTAGGATTAGAGGCCGCAGACCGTTTAATTAAGCGAGGCGCCAAAGAACTCATTCTTGCTGCAAATAAGGAGCAACAATAA
- the hemL gene encoding glutamate-1-semialdehyde 2,1-aminomutase, translating to MKKFDKSIAAFEEAQDLMPGGVNSPVRAFKSVGMNPLFMERGKGSKVYDIDGNEYIDYVLSWGPLIHGHANDRVVEALKSVAERGTSFGAPTEIENKLAKLVIERVPSIEIVRMVNSGTEATMSALRLARGYTGRNKILKFIGCYHGHGDSLLIKAGSGVATLGLPDSPGVPEGVAKNTITVAYNDLESVKYAFEQFGDDIACVIVEPVAGNMGVVPPQPGFLEGLREVTEQNGALLIFDEVMTGFRVAYNCGQGYYGVTPDLTCLGKVIGGGLPVGAYGGKAEIMRQVAPSGPIYQAGTLSGNPLAMAAGYETLIQLTPESYVEFERKAEMLEDGLRKAAEKHGIPHHINRAGSMIGIFFTDEPVINYDAAKSSNLEFFAAYYREMVEQGVFLPPSQFEGLFLSTAHSDADIEATIAAAEIAMSKLKA from the coding sequence ATGAAAAAGTTTGATAAGTCAATTGCAGCGTTTGAAGAGGCGCAAGACTTAATGCCTGGTGGCGTAAATAGCCCGGTTCGTGCCTTTAAGTCTGTTGGGATGAATCCGTTGTTTATGGAGCGTGGAAAAGGTTCTAAAGTATATGATATCGATGGGAATGAATACATCGACTACGTATTATCATGGGGTCCTTTAATTCATGGTCATGCAAATGATCGTGTTGTAGAAGCGTTAAAATCTGTCGCTGAAAGAGGTACAAGCTTCGGTGCACCAACAGAAATTGAAAATAAATTAGCAAAACTTGTTATTGAGCGTGTGCCATCAATTGAGATTGTGCGTATGGTTAACTCTGGAACGGAAGCAACAATGAGTGCACTACGTTTAGCTCGTGGTTATACAGGTCGTAATAAAATCTTGAAATTTATTGGTTGTTACCACGGTCATGGTGATTCGTTATTAATTAAAGCTGGTTCTGGTGTGGCGACTTTAGGTTTACCAGATAGTCCTGGTGTACCAGAAGGTGTAGCGAAAAATACGATTACAGTAGCTTATAACGATTTAGAAAGCGTAAAATACGCGTTTGAACAATTCGGTGATGATATTGCTTGTGTAATTGTAGAACCAGTAGCAGGAAATATGGGGGTTGTTCCACCGCAGCCTGGATTTTTAGAAGGGCTTCGTGAAGTAACAGAACAAAACGGTGCATTGCTTATTTTTGATGAAGTAATGACAGGGTTCCGAGTAGCTTATAATTGTGGTCAAGGTTATTATGGCGTAACACCTGATTTAACATGCTTAGGTAAAGTAATCGGTGGTGGTTTACCGGTAGGAGCATACGGTGGTAAAGCAGAAATTATGCGCCAAGTTGCGCCAAGCGGACCGATTTACCAAGCTGGTACTTTATCAGGTAACCCACTTGCAATGGCGGCAGGTTATGAAACGTTAATACAGTTAACGCCAGAATCATATGTAGAATTTGAGCGTAAAGCTGAAATGTTAGAAGATGGATTACGTAAAGCAGCTGAAAAACATGGCATTCCGCATCATATTAACCGTGCAGGCTCTATGATTGGTATTTTCTTTACAGATGAACCTGTTATTAATTACGATGCAGCAAAATCTTCAAATTTAGAATTCTTTGCGGCTTACTATCGTGAAATGGTAGAACAAGGTGTATTCTTACCACCATCTCAATTCGAAGGTTTATTCTTATCGACAGCACATAGTGATGCAGATATTGAAGCGACGATTGCAGCAGCTGAAATTGCAATGTCAAAATTAAAAGCGTAA
- the ysxC gene encoding ribosome biogenesis GTP-binding protein YsxC produces MKVTKADIVISAVKPEQYPDSDLPEIALAGRSNVGKSSFINKILNRKKLVRISSKPGKTQTLNFFLINEMMHFVDVPGYGYAKVSKSERAAWGKMIETYFTTREQLDAAVLVVDLRHQPTSDDVMMYDFLKHYEIPTIIIATKADKIPKGKWQKHLKVVKETLAVEIGDEIVLFSSETGLGKEEAWKAIHKFTKTKNA; encoded by the coding sequence ATGAAAGTAACAAAAGCAGATATTGTAATTAGTGCTGTTAAACCAGAACAATATCCAGACAGTGATTTACCAGAAATTGCATTAGCAGGTCGTTCAAATGTGGGGAAGTCTTCCTTTATTAATAAAATTTTAAATCGTAAAAAGTTAGTGCGTATTTCTTCTAAACCAGGAAAAACGCAAACGCTGAACTTTTTCTTAATCAATGAGATGATGCACTTTGTTGATGTTCCAGGTTACGGATATGCAAAAGTATCTAAATCGGAGCGCGCTGCATGGGGGAAAATGATTGAAACGTACTTTACAACTCGTGAGCAATTAGACGCAGCTGTATTAGTAGTTGATTTACGTCACCAACCAACAAGTGATGACGTGATGATGTATGATTTCTTAAAGCATTATGAAATCCCAACAATTATTATTGCGACGAAAGCCGATAAAATTCCGAAAGGGAAATGGCAAAAGCATTTAAAAGTTGTAAAAGAAACGCTTGCTGTTGAAATTGGCGATGAAATTGTTCTATTCTCTTCTGAAACAGGACTTGGAAAAGAAGAAGCGTGGAAAGCAATTCATAAATTTACAAAAACAAAAAACGCGTGA
- the hemB gene encoding porphobilinogen synthase has product MNSLQFNRHRRLRQNGGMRALVRETFLHTEDFIYPIFVLEGENVRNEVPSMPGVYQMSLDLLQAEMQEVVDLGIRSVIVFGLPAEKDEVGSSAYCDHGIVQRAIQQIKGDFPELVVVADTCLCQFTSHGHCGVIEDGIILNDESLAVLAKTAVSQAKAGADIIAPSNMMDGFVTAIRQALDENGFEHVPVMSYAVKYSSAFYGPFRDAAHGAPQFGDRKTYQMDPANRMEAFREAESDVMEGADFLIVKPALSYLDIVRDVKNNFNLPVVAYNVSGEYSMIKAAAQNGWINEKEVVLEKLISMKRAGADLIITYHAKDAARWLQEGGTK; this is encoded by the coding sequence ATGAACTCTTTACAATTTAATCGTCATCGTCGTTTAAGACAAAACGGGGGCATGCGTGCGCTTGTGCGTGAAACGTTTTTACATACGGAAGATTTTATTTACCCTATTTTTGTATTAGAAGGTGAAAATGTTCGTAATGAAGTTCCTTCTATGCCAGGCGTATATCAAATGTCTTTAGATTTATTGCAAGCTGAAATGCAAGAAGTTGTTGATTTAGGTATTCGTTCTGTTATTGTATTTGGTTTACCTGCTGAAAAGGATGAAGTTGGATCATCAGCATATTGTGATCATGGAATTGTACAACGTGCTATTCAGCAAATTAAAGGTGATTTCCCTGAGCTAGTAGTAGTTGCAGACACATGTTTATGTCAATTTACAAGCCATGGTCATTGCGGTGTAATTGAAGATGGTATTATTTTAAATGACGAGTCTCTTGCGGTTCTTGCGAAAACAGCTGTAAGTCAAGCGAAAGCAGGAGCGGACATTATTGCGCCATCAAACATGATGGACGGCTTCGTAACAGCAATTCGCCAAGCATTAGACGAAAATGGTTTTGAACACGTGCCAGTTATGTCGTACGCTGTGAAATATTCATCAGCATTTTATGGACCATTCCGTGATGCTGCGCATGGTGCACCACAATTTGGTGACCGTAAAACATATCAAATGGATCCGGCAAACCGTATGGAAGCATTCCGTGAAGCAGAATCAGATGTAATGGAAGGTGCAGATTTCTTAATCGTAAAACCAGCTCTTTCTTACTTAGATATCGTTCGTGATGTGAAAAATAACTTTAATTTACCAGTTGTCGCTTATAATGTAAGTGGTGAATATTCGATGATTAAAGCGGCAGCGCAAAATGGTTGGATTAATGAAAAAGAAGTTGTTCTTGAAAAATTAATTAGTATGAAACGTGCAGGGGCAGATTTAATTATTACGTATCATGCAAAAGATGCAGCAAGATGGTTACAAGAAGGAGGCACTAAATAA
- the spoVID gene encoding stage VI sporulation protein D yields MTYSLGGGKEVAADHSLRFSLKESVWFQKGQEVEELLSISLDPDVEIEELDHEVIVRGQLDLTGEYVARKDDSAYSLRELSPAKSIDYVETREDGVNELVHSFPLEISIPRNRVKVIEELYVSIEEFDYELKENGCLQLLADISITGLCDEERSEDEVEEEETVYAELEEDSAQEDENRPAPHVEETAYKESDEWEDYAFEPFQLEERKEQELEEEKIEEHEFVEREEEQETTPQFELFGRKDFKKEKAKKQEEQEEEYSQRDENALYLTKLFTKEPEEEFTKLRMYFVQEGDTIESIADRYETSVQNLYRVNQTEDIFLNTGQIIYIPVSRVKAK; encoded by the coding sequence ATGACATATAGTTTGGGAGGGGGAAAAGAAGTGGCTGCAGATCATTCATTACGATTTTCATTAAAAGAATCTGTGTGGTTCCAAAAAGGACAGGAAGTCGAAGAACTTTTGTCAATTTCGTTAGATCCAGACGTTGAGATAGAAGAGCTTGATCATGAAGTAATCGTGAGAGGACAATTAGATTTAACGGGAGAGTATGTTGCACGAAAAGATGATTCCGCGTATTCATTAAGAGAACTATCGCCAGCAAAGTCAATTGATTATGTAGAAACAAGAGAAGATGGGGTTAATGAACTTGTTCATTCCTTTCCACTTGAAATATCAATTCCGAGAAATCGAGTGAAAGTAATTGAAGAGCTATATGTATCAATCGAGGAATTTGATTATGAATTAAAGGAAAATGGTTGCTTACAATTATTAGCGGATATATCTATTACCGGTTTGTGTGATGAAGAGAGAAGCGAGGATGAAGTTGAAGAGGAAGAAACGGTGTATGCTGAGTTAGAAGAAGATTCAGCGCAAGAGGATGAAAATAGACCGGCGCCGCATGTAGAAGAAACAGCATATAAGGAATCAGATGAGTGGGAAGATTACGCATTTGAACCGTTCCAATTAGAGGAAAGAAAAGAGCAGGAATTAGAAGAAGAGAAAATAGAAGAACATGAATTTGTGGAACGTGAAGAGGAGCAAGAAACAACGCCGCAATTTGAACTGTTCGGACGAAAAGATTTCAAGAAAGAAAAAGCGAAAAAGCAGGAAGAACAAGAAGAAGAGTACTCACAGCGAGATGAAAATGCGCTTTATTTAACAAAACTATTTACGAAAGAACCGGAAGAAGAATTTACAAAGTTAAGAATGTATTTCGTGCAAGAAGGAGATACAATTGAATCTATTGCAGACCGTTATGAAACGTCTGTACAAAATTTATACCGTGTCAATCAAACAGAAGATATATTTTTAAATACGGGGCAAATTATTTATATTCCCGTTTCAAGGGTAAAGGCGAAATAA
- a CDS encoding cytochrome c biogenesis protein, whose protein sequence is MSFLNNSIIYHIAIILYACSISLYFIDYFQSNRKANRFAFWLLSIVWVLQSIFMLLRATDSETNPILTLLSGIYFYVWLLITMSLVINRFMRVDFLVFFTNVVAFGVSAFSIFTPLGKMSPVLAEQLVSELVYVHVGMAIISYATFTVSFIFSIMYLLQYRLLKKKKWNARLRRLGNLPKLESTSYGLNLFSVPFFLLAILLGCIWGYTKLDNFHWYDTKVIGSFVVLFVYCAGLYLRAADVLQGKKIVLWNVGAFLVMLVNIFLLSSLSNFHFWYL, encoded by the coding sequence ATGAGTTTTTTAAATAACAGTATTATTTATCATATTGCAATTATTTTATATGCTTGTAGCATTAGTTTATATTTTATAGATTATTTCCAAAGTAACCGAAAGGCGAACCGATTTGCTTTTTGGTTACTTTCGATTGTATGGGTATTGCAGTCTATTTTTATGTTGCTTAGGGCGACAGATTCAGAAACGAACCCCATTTTAACTTTATTATCAGGGATTTATTTTTATGTTTGGTTATTGATTACGATGTCATTAGTCATAAATCGATTTATGCGCGTTGACTTTTTAGTCTTCTTTACAAATGTTGTTGCATTTGGCGTAAGCGCTTTTTCTATTTTTACACCGCTCGGAAAGATGTCGCCAGTACTTGCAGAGCAATTAGTTTCAGAACTTGTATACGTGCATGTTGGAATGGCGATTATTTCTTATGCAACGTTTACGGTATCGTTTATTTTTTCTATTATGTATTTACTGCAATATCGCCTATTAAAAAAGAAAAAGTGGAATGCGAGATTAAGAAGGTTAGGGAATTTACCGAAGCTTGAATCTACGTCTTACGGATTAAATTTATTTTCTGTTCCATTTTTCTTACTAGCAATTTTATTAGGATGTATATGGGGATATACAAAATTAGATAATTTTCATTGGTATGATACGAAAGTAATTGGTTCGTTTGTCGTTCTATTTGTATACTGTGCGGGCTTGTATTTAAGAGCGGCAGATGTGTTGCAAGGGAAGAAAATTGTACTGTGGAATGTAGGGGCCTTTCTCGTAATGCTAGTTAACATTTTTTTATTAAGTAGTTTATCTAATTTCCACTTTTGGTATTTATAA
- a CDS encoding MarR family winged helix-turn-helix transcriptional regulator — MTENSLHLDNQLCFSIYACSREVTRFYRPYLEEMGITYPQYITLLVLWEQDGLTVKEIGERLFLDSGTLTPMLKRMESLKLVKRVRSKEDERKVCIELTEQGKDLKEKACSLPTTMATNLGITEQEYLSLLIQLNKLIDTMKTINDGKGE, encoded by the coding sequence ATGACAGAAAACTCTTTGCATCTAGATAACCAACTTTGTTTTTCTATTTACGCCTGCTCTAGAGAGGTTACTCGTTTTTATCGACCTTATTTAGAAGAAATGGGTATTACGTATCCCCAGTACATTACTTTACTCGTACTATGGGAGCAAGATGGACTAACAGTAAAAGAAATTGGAGAACGTCTATTTTTAGATTCTGGTACGTTAACACCTATGTTAAAACGAATGGAATCATTAAAACTTGTAAAACGTGTTCGTTCCAAAGAAGACGAGCGAAAAGTTTGTATTGAATTAACAGAACAAGGCAAAGATTTAAAGGAAAAGGCTTGTTCATTACCGACAACGATGGCTACAAACTTAGGAATTACAGAGCAAGAATATCTCTCTTTATTAATTCAACTAAATAAACTAATTGACACAATGAAAACAATTAATGATGGAAAAGGGGAATAA
- the hemD gene encoding uroporphyrinogen-III synthase gives MNALAGKTVLITRAQHQAKQMSVAVKEKSGIPLEIPLLRMEGMSHRQIQHIKEQLHSYDWVIFTSRNGVAFFLDSLKKKLPLTIKIAAVGVKTKLELEKRGYQVHFVPTSFVAEAFAEEFLKELSGNERILFPKGNLAREVIPVALREIGVSLDELIVYGTKVNIEKKQELIAALKLGKVDIITFTSPSTVTSFVRLLEGTNWREWTKKCTIACIGPITEKEASLYFPSVIVPKEYTVEALLQYVCESIK, from the coding sequence ATGAACGCTCTCGCTGGAAAAACGGTATTGATTACACGTGCCCAGCATCAAGCGAAACAAATGAGTGTAGCAGTGAAAGAAAAGAGCGGAATTCCATTGGAAATTCCGCTTTTGCGTATGGAAGGTATGTCTCATAGGCAAATTCAACATATCAAAGAGCAGCTACATTCATACGACTGGGTTATTTTTACGAGCAGAAATGGTGTAGCTTTTTTTCTAGATAGTTTAAAAAAGAAACTACCACTAACCATTAAAATCGCTGCAGTAGGTGTGAAAACAAAATTAGAGTTAGAAAAAAGGGGCTATCAAGTTCATTTTGTTCCGACTTCATTTGTTGCAGAAGCATTTGCAGAAGAGTTTCTAAAAGAATTAAGTGGAAACGAACGTATTTTATTTCCGAAAGGGAATTTAGCAAGAGAGGTAATTCCGGTTGCACTTCGGGAAATTGGTGTTTCTCTAGATGAGCTAATCGTATACGGTACGAAAGTGAATATAGAAAAAAAGCAAGAGCTTATAGCGGCATTGAAGTTAGGGAAAGTAGACATTATTACATTTACGAGTCCTTCAACTGTTACTAGTTTTGTTCGTTTACTTGAGGGTACAAACTGGAGAGAATGGACAAAAAAATGTACAATTGCTTGTATAGGACCTATTACGGAAAAAGAGGCAAGTCTTTATTTTCCGTCTGTTATTGTGCCGAAAGAGTATACTGTAGAAGCATTACTACAATATGTTTGTGAATCTATAAAATGA
- a CDS encoding organic hydroperoxide resistance protein: MDKLYTASVTATGGRNGKVVSDDGILNLDVKMPKALGGAGGEATNPEQLFAAGYAACFDSALQLVIRTKRMKVESTEVTAHVSIGKDTDGGFGLSAVLDVHVAGVSHSEAQELVEAAHGVCPYSKATRGNIEVTLNVR; this comes from the coding sequence ATGGATAAATTATATACTGCTTCAGTAACAGCAACAGGTGGAAGAAATGGGAAAGTAGTTTCAGATGATGGCATATTAAATCTTGATGTAAAAATGCCGAAAGCACTAGGTGGTGCAGGCGGAGAAGCAACAAATCCAGAACAACTATTTGCAGCTGGTTATGCAGCTTGTTTCGATAGTGCATTACAACTTGTCATTCGTACAAAACGTATGAAAGTAGAAAGTACAGAAGTAACTGCTCACGTTTCTATCGGAAAAGATACAGATGGTGGTTTCGGTCTATCTGCTGTACTTGATGTACATGTGGCTGGCGTTTCACATAGCGAAGCACAAGAACTTGTAGAAGCGGCTCACGGTGTATGTCCTTACTCGAAAGCAACACGAGGAAATATTGAAGTTACATTAAACGTACGCTAA